The following proteins come from a genomic window of Phacochoerus africanus isolate WHEZ1 chromosome 9, ROS_Pafr_v1, whole genome shotgun sequence:
- the LOC125136683 gene encoding olfactory receptor 11H6-like, producing the protein MQIFLFSLFSVMYVLTLIGNLCITCTVWWDQHLHTPMYILLANFSFLEMWYVTSTVPSMLANLLSETKTISFSGCFLQFYFFSMGTTENFFLSAMAFDRYLAICRPLHYPTVMTVQRCIRMGACCWVCGFSCFLFPVYLISQLPFCGPNTIDHFLCDPGPLMKLSCVPAPATEIVCAIFNSVLIFSTFLFITSSYTLVIRAVLRVPSAEGRRKAFSTCGSHLAVVSLFYGSIMVMYVSPTAGNPAGIQKIVTLFYSVMTPLFNPLIYSLRNKEMKEALRKLCRSMLFGQRQLLKY; encoded by the coding sequence ATGCAGATCTTCCTCTTCTCACTCTTCTCTGTGATGTACGTGTTGACACTAATTGGAAACCTGTGCATTACCTGCACAGTGTGGTGGGACCagcacctccacacccccatgtacatCCTGCTGGCCAATTTTTCCTTCCTGGAGATGTGGTATGTCACCTCCACTGTCCCCAGTATGCTAGCCAACTTGCTCTCTGAGACCAAGACCATCTCCTTCTCTGGCTGCTTCCTCCAGTTCTACTTCTTCTCCATGGGCACCACTGAAAACTTCTTCTTGTCTGCCATGGCCTTTGATAGGTATCTTGCTATCTGCAGGCCCCTACACTACCCCACTGTCATGACAGTTCAACGCTGCATCAGAATGGGAGCCTGCTGCTGGGTGTGTGGcttctcctgtttccttttcccaGTTTATCTCATCTCCCAGCTTCCTTTTTGTGGCCCTAATACTATTGATCACTTTTTATGTGACCCGGGACCCCTCATGAAGTTGTCTTGTGTGCCAGCCCCTGCCACTGAGATCGTCTGTGCCATCTTTAACTCAGTCCTAATTTTCTCCACGTTCCTGTTCATTACCAGCTCCTACACCCTGGTAATCAGGGCTGTGCTTAGGGTCCCCTCAGCAGAAGGCAGGCGTAAGGCtttctccacctgtggctcccatttGGCTGTGGTGTCCCTGTTCTATGGCTCAATCATGGTGATGTATGTGAGTCCCACAGCAGGCAATCCAGCAGGGATTCAGAAAATTGTGACTTTATTTTACTCTGTGATGACTCCACTTTTCAATCCCCTGATCTACAGCCTCCGAAATAAGGAGATGAAGGAAGCCCTGAGAAAACTGTGTAGGAGCATGCTATTTGGTCAAAGACAGCTTCTCAAGTACTAG
- the LOC125135854 gene encoding olfactory receptor 11H12-like produces MNISEPDSSFAFIREFILLGFSCEWKIQILLFSLFLTTYALTITGNGAIVCVLCCDRRLHILMYMFLGNFSFLEIWYVSSTTPKMLINFLSDKKTISFVGCFLQFYFFFSLGTTECLLLAVMAFDRYLAICHPLHYPNLMTGHLCTKLVMTCWACGFLWFLIPIVLISQMSFCGSNIIDHVVCDPGPLFALACVSAPATQLLCYTLSSLVIFGNVLFILGSYTLVLTAVLRMPSATGRHKAFSTCGSHLAVVSLFYGSLMVMYVSPGLGHSAAMQKVATLFYAMVTPLFNPFIYSFRNKEIKAALRKVLGSFSIF; encoded by the coding sequence ATGAACATCTCTGAGCCAGATTCCAGCTTTGCTTTTATAAGAGAATTTATACTCCTAGGTTTTTCTTGTGAGTGGAAGATTCAGATCCTCCTCTTCTCACTTTTCCTTACCACATATGCTCTGACCATAACAGGCAATGGGGCCATTGTTTGTGTGTTATGCTGTGACCGGCGactccacatcctcatgtatatgtTCCTGGGGAATTTCTCCTTTCTAGAAATCTGGTATGTCTCGTCTACAACACCCAAGATGTTAATCAACTTCCTCTCAGACAAAAAGACCATCTCCTTTGTTGGATGCTTcctccaattttatttctttttctctttgggaaCAACTGAATGCTTACTTTTGGCTGTCATGGCCTTTGATCGGTACCTCGCTATCTGTCATCCCTTGCACTACCCTAATCTCATGACTGGGCATCTCTGTACCAAACTGGTCATGACCTGCTGGGCTTGTGGGTTTCTGTGGTTCCTGATCCCCATTGTTCTCATCTCTCAGATGTCCTTCTGTGGATCAAACATCATTGACCATGTTGTGTGTGACCCAGGACCACTATTTGCACTGGCGTGTGTCTCTGCCCCAGCAACTCAACTGCTTTGTTACACTCTAAGCTCATTAGTTATCTTTGGTAACGTTCTCTTCATCCTTGGGTCCTATACCCTTGTCCTAACAGCTGTGTTACGGATGCCTTCAGCCACTGGGAGACATAAGGCCTTCTCCACTTGTGGGTCTCATTTGGCTGTGGTATCACTGTTCTATGGATCTCTGATGGTCATGTATGTGAGCCCAGGACTCGGACATTCTGCTGCAATGCAGAAAGTTGCAACTTTGTTCTATGCTATGGTGACCCCACTCTTCAATCCCTTCATCTATAGTTTCCGGAATAAGGAGATAAAGGCGGCCCTGAGGAAAGTTCTGGGGAGCTTCAGTATATTCTAA
- the LOC125136436 gene encoding olfactory receptor 4K14-like, with protein sequence MDTGNLSVVSEFVLLGLCQSWAMQVLLLLIFFMLYLIIVSGNIAIMILIIIDTHLHSPMYFLLANLSFVDMWLSSVTTPKMITDLVRENKTISFGGCMCQILFVHFVGGGEMVLLVVMAYDRYVAICKPLHYSTIMNLQKCLGLVVISWTIGFVHAMSQMAVIMQLPFCGPREMDSFFCDIPLVIKLACMDSHSLGMLMNADSGVLAMTCFILLLISYTYILFTVRQGSKTSASRAFSTCTAHITVVVLFFGPCIFIYVWPLSITWVDKFLAVFYSVITPLLNPAIYTLRNKEIKNAMKRFRSYYLHAKENI encoded by the coding sequence atggATACAGGAAATCTGTCTGTAGTGTCAGAATTTGTGCTTCTGGGACTTTGCCAGTCGTGGGCTATGCAGGTCCTACTCTTACTGATATTTTTTATGCTTTACCTGATTATTGTATCTGGAAATATCGCCATCATGATCTTAATCATCATCGACACCCATCTGCATTCCCCCATGTACTTCTTGTTGGCCAACTTGTCCTTTGTTGATATGTGGCTTTCTTCAGTTACCACTCCTAAGATGATTACAGACTTGGTCAGGGAGAACAAGACTATTTCCTTTGGAGGTTGCATGTGTCAGATTCTCTTTGTGCATTTTGTTGGAGGTGGTGAGATGGTGCTATTAGTAGTAATGGCGtatgatcgctatgtggccatctgcaagccactCCACTATTCAACCATTATGAACTTGCAAAAGTGCCTTGGGCTTGTGGTGATTTCCTGGACCATTGGCTTTGTGCATGCCATGAGTCAAATGGCCGTGATTATGCAATTGCCTTTTTGTGGCCCCAGGGAAATGGACAGCTTCTTCTGTGATATACCACTGGTCATCAAGCTTGCCTGCATGGATTCTCATAGCTTGGGAATGTTAATGAATGCTGACAGTGGGGTTCTGGCCATGACCTGCTTCATACTGTTGCTGATATcctacacatacattctttttactgTTCGACAAGGCTCTAAAACCAGTGCATCTAGGGCATTCTCTACCTGCACTGCACATATCACAGTGGTGGTGCTCTTCTTTGGGCCCTGCATCTTCATCTATGTGTGGCCACTTAGCATCACGTGGGTGGACAAATTTCTTGCTGTGTTTTACTCTGTTATTACACCTCTTCTAAATCCAGCCATTTATACCCtaagaaataaagagataaaaaatgcTATGAAGAGATTCAGAAGCTACTACTTGCATgccaaggaaaatatttaa